In one window of Paucibacter aquatile DNA:
- a CDS encoding FliH/SctL family protein: MTPRPPRQVPPPPRDPSAPPRTSSYSRFIPREEVQSFAAWNPDAFHGAVNTQRAPISAPAPANAQPEVAEPAPPPEPDLQELLHAARQTGYQDGYRDGMAALDAFKKSFAQQMSAQIGQLVSSFDADFRALEDEMARSLARCAVELARQVVRSEITQRPEHIAKVAHDAVEALQLSARHVRVRVNPSDYPLVQEGAGEELRARDAQLLPDPEVPRGGCRVDSDISSVDASLAARWQQAAAAMGQASLWEDRRSGRNDAEPTQPTQEDL, from the coding sequence ATGACCCCTCGCCCGCCCCGCCAAGTGCCACCGCCGCCGCGTGACCCGTCGGCGCCGCCGCGCACCAGCAGCTACAGCCGCTTCATTCCGCGCGAAGAAGTGCAGAGCTTTGCCGCCTGGAACCCGGATGCCTTCCACGGTGCCGTGAACACCCAGCGCGCACCGATCAGCGCACCGGCCCCGGCCAACGCCCAGCCCGAGGTGGCCGAGCCCGCACCGCCGCCGGAACCCGATCTGCAGGAGCTGCTGCACGCCGCCCGTCAAACCGGCTACCAGGACGGCTACCGCGACGGCATGGCCGCGCTCGATGCCTTCAAGAAAAGCTTTGCCCAGCAGATGAGCGCCCAGATCGGCCAGCTGGTGAGCAGCTTCGACGCCGATTTCCGCGCCCTGGAGGACGAGATGGCCCGCAGCCTGGCGCGCTGCGCCGTGGAGCTGGCCCGCCAGGTGGTGCGCAGCGAGATCACGCAGCGCCCGGAGCACATCGCCAAGGTGGCCCACGATGCCGTGGAAGCGTTGCAGCTCTCGGCCCGCCATGTGCGCGTGCGCGTCAATCCCAGCGACTACCCGCTGGTGCAGGAAGGCGCCGGCGAGGAGCTGCGCGCGCGCGATGCCCAGCTCCTGCCCGACCCCGAAGTACCGCGCGGCGGCTGCCGGGTCGATTCCGACATCAGCAGCGTCGACGCCAGCCTGGCCGCCCGCTGGCAGCAGGCCGCCGCGGCCATGGGCCAGGCCTCGCTGTGGGAAGACCGCCGCAGCGGCCGCAACGATGCCGAGCCCACCCAGCCCACGCAGGAGGACCTGTGA